Genomic segment of Vibrio celticus:
AAGGTTATGGTGAGTGGCCCTGCCTCACCGATAAAGGCTGCTACTACGAACAGTAATGGGTATTGAGGGATTACCAGCATGATGTTCATTGCGGCTGTTAGAACGTCATCGACACGGCCTCCGAAGTAGCCCGCAGAAACACCAATAACAGTGGCGAGTAAACATACGGTTAGACCCGCACCAAAACCTACAGCAAGAGATACGCGTGCGCCGTATACCACTTGAGACCAAACGTCACGACCCATACGAGTTGTACCTAGTACGTGGTCTGCCTTCTTAGACATGATCAATGTACGGCGGTCGTCTGCTAGGTTTTGAGCAACCCAGCCATCAGGGTTAGTTTGTGCAGACTTCACCACGAAACCAGGGTATTCATGTGGGTTGCCTGTACGCTTGTCTGGTACATGTTTGGTGATTAATGGAGCTGCAATCGCGCCAAGAATAAAAATACTTAGGATGATGACGCCTGTTAGGGCCATCGGGTTACGCCAAATGAGTTTTAGAAAGTCTTTCATGATTATTTACCACCCTTACGAAGACGAGGGTCAAGAACAACGTAAAGCATGTCTGCAACTAGGTTAAAGAACAGCATGAATAGCGTCATGATAAGCAGCTGACCTTGCAGTACTTGGTAGTCACGAGCGTTAATTGCGTTGAAAAGTACGCTGCCAAGACCTGGATAGTTAAAGATGATTTCGATAATTAACTGACCACCGATTGCCATACCTAGCGACATTGAAAGGGCTGTCACACTTGGTAGCATCGCGTTACGAGCTGCGTAGTTGAATACTACTCGGTTTTCGCTCAGGCCTTTGCCTTTCGCCATGGTGATGTAGTCTTCGGCTAATAGGTTGATCATGTTGTTACGCATGTTTACTAGGAAGCCACCAATTTGAACAACAGAAGCACAGAACAATGGTAAGAAGGCGTGGTAAGCGACATCTTTGATGAATGCCCAGCTTGTCCAATCAGGCATGGTACCTGCGGTGTAGGCATAACCGGTTGGGAACCACTTCAAGCCAATTGCAAAGGTAAATAGTGCAATCATCGCGATAACAACTTGAGGAACAGCTTGTAGAATCAGCATCCCTGGCGTTACGAAGGCATCGTATTTACTGCCGCGTTTCCACGCTGCGAAAATACCTAGGATCGAACCAATCGAGAAAGAAAGAATAACTGCGGTGCCGGCTAAGAAAAGCGACCAACCGAATGCTCCACCCAACAGTGTGTTTACAGAAAGTGGGTAGAATTGAATTGATGTACCAAGTTCCCAGCTAAGAATGTTCTTCATGTACGCTACGTATTGAACCAGTAGGCCACCATCAACAAAGCCTAATAGTTCTTTCATTGCAGCAATACGCTCTGGAGTAACTTGTACAGAAGCGTTCGCAAACATCATGGTAACGGGGTCACCAGGCATTGCTCTTGGAATAATAAAGTTTAACGTCGCAGCAACTAATAGCGCGACAAAATAAAATGACAAACGTCTTAAAAAATAACCCATAACTCACACCTTACTCACCCAGATTGTTTCCCTGTTTCTGGATTCAGGTCGCTCCTAGCGAAATTTGGAACGAAAAATCCCCTGACGACTAGCGCCATACTTTCAATTGAGAGTGTGGGGATTTTTATAAGCGGCGTAAGAGGTTACGCCGCAAGGATTGAACGATTACTTATTTAACTGGTTTTAGGTCCAGTACATGAAGTAGACGCTCTGGAATACCAGCCCAAATGTTTGGACGGCCTTTTGGATTTTCTTCGTTCCACCAACCAGTGAAGCGAGTTGTGTTGTATTGATACATGTAAGCACCAGACATCACAGGGATTGTCACTTGGTCTGCAGCGATGATTTGCTGGATACCGTGTGCAATGTCTAGCTGTTCGTTCTTATCAGCTGTTTTGTAGAAGCTGTTTAGAAGACCATCTAGCTTGTCGTTTTTGTAGAAGTGCATAGCGAAACGAGGCATACCATCACCAGATTGTAGTGATGAGTTGTAAGCACTATTCCAGTACGTGTATGGATCCGCACCGTGGAAGTAGTTTGTGTATGCTACGTCGTATGTACCTTCAAGCATTGCTTGGTTGTAAACAGAGAAGTCAGGTGTACGAGCTTTCGCTTTAATACCGATTTCGTTCAGCTGTTCTACCGCTAGTTGAACTGTGTTGTTGAAGTCAGTCCAGCCGTTTGGCGATTGAATCATTAGTTCAAAAGACTTGCCTGATGGAGTGTCAACAAAACCATCTTTGTTTACATCTTTGAAGCCAGCGTCAGCAAGAAGCTTCTTCGCGCCTTCAGCGTTGTAAGTGTTGAAGCCTTTGTACTTGTCATGAGTTTTTTCATCAGACCAAGCTTCAAACGCGTAGCCAAGACCCGATGCGAAATCGTTCACAGTACCGCCACCGTAGAATGCGATGTCGATGATAGTTTGACGGTCAAGAGCCATAGAGAAAGCACGACGGAAGTCAACGTTGCTCAATGCTTCATGCTTCGCAGCATCAGGGTGCTTGAAGTTAACGATGAATGCCTGTGTACCTGCTGGCGGGTACCAGTAGTGGTGTTTAGGGCTAGCTGCTGCGTATGTACGATCGATATCTGGAACGAAAGAAGACGTCCAGTCCATTTCACTGTTTACAACTTTACCTAGGAATTGGTCGTTGTTCGCAATTTGTGGAACACGTAGACAGTCAACATCTAGGTTGTCTGCATCCCAGTAGTTCGGGTTTGCACACTGGATGTATAGTTGCGC
This window contains:
- a CDS encoding ABC transporter permease is translated as MKDFLKLIWRNPMALTGVIILSIFILGAIAAPLITKHVPDKRTGNPHEYPGFVVKSAQTNPDGWVAQNLADDRRTLIMSKKADHVLGTTRMGRDVWSQVVYGARVSLAVGFGAGLTVCLLATVIGVSAGYFGGRVDDVLTAAMNIMLVIPQYPLLFVVAAFIGEAGPLTITLVIGFMSWAWGARVVRSQTLALREKEFVKAAEVLGESSFRIIFVEILPNLISIVGASFIGSVMYAIMMEATISFLGLGDPNTISWGIMLYNVQTSSSMLIGAWWELLAPCIALTLLVTGLALLNFAVDEIANPQLRSHKGMKRWKKLAAQDKEEREPELPPQNALWSGDK
- a CDS encoding ABC transporter permease; the encoded protein is MGYFLRRLSFYFVALLVAATLNFIIPRAMPGDPVTMMFANASVQVTPERIAAMKELLGFVDGGLLVQYVAYMKNILSWELGTSIQFYPLSVNTLLGGAFGWSLFLAGTAVILSFSIGSILGIFAAWKRGSKYDAFVTPGMLILQAVPQVVIAMIALFTFAIGLKWFPTGYAYTAGTMPDWTSWAFIKDVAYHAFLPLFCASVVQIGGFLVNMRNNMINLLAEDYITMAKGKGLSENRVVFNYAARNAMLPSVTALSMSLGMAIGGQLIIEIIFNYPGLGSVLFNAINARDYQVLQGQLLIMTLFMLFFNLVADMLYVVLDPRLRKGGK
- a CDS encoding ABC transporter substrate-binding protein is translated as MLANIKKTAIATAIIATATTGFASVATAAERSELTVHPKEYTTFVRNFNPYLGATNLHTTTDFMYEPLVVFNEMHGNTPVFRLAENFKMSDDLMSVVFDIRKGVKWSDGETFSADDVVFSFNLVKEKPELDQSGINSWVTSVEKLNDNQVKFTLTEANSNVPYEIAKVPVVPKHIWKDVKDPSTFTNENPVGSGPFTEIDTFTAQLYIQCANPNYWDADNLDVDCLRVPQIANNDQFLGKVVNSEMDWTSSFVPDIDRTYAAASPKHHYWYPPAGTQAFIVNFKHPDAAKHEALSNVDFRRAFSMALDRQTIIDIAFYGGGTVNDFASGLGYAFEAWSDEKTHDKYKGFNTYNAEGAKKLLADAGFKDVNKDGFVDTPSGKSFELMIQSPNGWTDFNNTVQLAVEQLNEIGIKAKARTPDFSVYNQAMLEGTYDVAYTNYFHGADPYTYWNSAYNSSLQSGDGMPRFAMHFYKNDKLDGLLNSFYKTADKNEQLDIAHGIQQIIAADQVTIPVMSGAYMYQYNTTRFTGWWNEENPKGRPNIWAGIPERLLHVLDLKPVK